The following coding sequences lie in one Lolium perenne isolate Kyuss_39 chromosome 2, Kyuss_2.0, whole genome shotgun sequence genomic window:
- the LOC127336822 gene encoding uncharacterized protein, translating into MDTVREEVWPMAAAPTQQAPAPRGPHPPQQNGRVDLRDLKAQMEKRLGPDRSRRYFGYLSTYLSQKLSKPDFDRMCLLTLGRENLRLHNRLIRSVLYNAYQAQCPPPPPDAARSAKKVSQAAAGAFNSCNGDARLLQVQGSRPVGAAVQDHQLKDRFKNMGPNGRVEAAAAASHTQVVRAAPENGALSSVELKRSVSFQQHEAKHLRVDQLLPENVLKRRRVVSDAAADHSAQTSRSPLRAPLGIPFCSASAGGARKLLPSTVNAGEDPFTSCYEHGQLLNTEVLRKRMEKTAESMGLAGVTMDCAELLNNGLDSYLKSLIRSSVDLKGADVRNDARRGASYKQHAHGKQINGVWLPNEVQMQSSSGQSEASHDSRSHRLISADDFRVAMQLNPRQLGENWPVLLEKICIRPSEEND; encoded by the coding sequence ATGGATACAGTCAGAGAGGAGGTCTGGCCAATGGCTGCTGCACCAACCCAGCAGGCGCCAGCGCCTCGGGGTCCGCACCCGCCGCAGCAGAACGGCCGTGTTGATCTCCGGGACCTCAAGGCTCAGATGGAGAAGCGGCTGGGTCCCGACAGGTCGCGCCGCTACTTCGGCTACCTGAGCACCTACCTCTCGCAGAAGCTCAGCAAGCCCGATTTCGACAGGATGTGCCTGCTCACGCTGGGGCGGGAGAACTTGCGGCTGCACAACCGGCTCATCCGCTCCGTTCTCTACAACGCCTACCAGGCGCAGTGCCCGCCGCCACCACCGGATGCCGCGAGGTCGGCCAAGAAGGTTTCCCAGGCTGCTGCTGGAGCGTTTAATTCATGCAATGGGGATGCTAGGCTGTTGCAGGTCCAAGGATCCAGGCCAGTCggcgcagcagtgcaagatcacCAGTTGAAGGACCGGTTCAAAAACATGGGCCCAAATGGTAGGGTGGAAGCCGCTGCTGCTGCCAGTCACACCCAGGTTGTCCGTGCCGCACCGGAGAATGGCGCCCTGAGTTCAGTCGAGTTGAAgagatccgtgtcctttcaacagCATGAAGCAAAGCATCTGCGcgtggaccagctgctccctgaaAACGTGCTTAAGAGAAGAAGAGTTGTGAGCGATGCAGCTGCAGATCATTCTGCTCAGACGTCGAGAAGTCCGCTACGAGCTCCGCTTGGGATCCCCTTTTGTTCAGCTAGTGCAGGTGGGGCTAGGAAGCTATTGCCGTCAACAGTTAATGCGGGTGAAGATCCCTTTACCAGCTGTTATGAGCATGGCCAGCTGTTGAACACGGAGGTTCTGCGTAAGCGGATGGAGAAAACGGCTGAATCGATGGGTCTAGCAGGTGTCACGATGGATTGTGCTGAGCTTCTGAATAATGGCTTGGACTCCTACTTGAAGAGCCTGATTAGGTCATCTGTTGACTTGAAAGGAGCCGATGTTCGAAATGATGCAAGAAGAGGGGCGTCGTATAAGCAGCATGCCCACGGGAAGCAGATTAACGGTGTTTGGTTGCCGAACGAAGTCCAGATGCAATCGAGCAGTGGACAGTCAGAAGCTTCGCATGATAGCAGAAGTCACCGCTTGATCTCTGCTGATGATTTCAGGGTAGCTATGCAGCTGAATCCCCGACAGCTTGGGGAGAATTGGCCAGTCCTTCTCGAGAAGATATGTATACGCCCCTCGGAGGAAAATGACTGA